One part of the Corynebacterium sp. CNCTC7651 genome encodes these proteins:
- a CDS encoding biotin transporter BioY, whose amino-acid sequence MTTAQPAGANTPSNNTPSKNTTATDIAYIAVFAAIIIVLGFLAIPVGAAGVPIVLQNAAVILAGLVLGRRRGLATAAIFLLVGLALPVLAGGRTTIAAIGGPTVGYLVGYLVSAWVAGAIAYTAPFRTNRGATIGILIVAGYVALFFQYLFGVFGMMWRLDMTFGAAWAAQVPFLLPDAGKIALMIAIALAVHAAFPDLRRSSTRA is encoded by the coding sequence ATGACAACTGCGCAGCCTGCGGGCGCAAACACGCCCAGCAACAACACCCCCAGCAAGAACACCACCGCGACAGACATTGCGTACATCGCCGTCTTTGCCGCCATCATCATCGTCCTCGGCTTTCTGGCCATCCCGGTCGGCGCCGCCGGCGTGCCAATCGTGCTGCAGAACGCGGCCGTGATCCTCGCCGGCCTGGTGCTGGGCCGCCGCCGCGGCCTGGCCACCGCCGCCATCTTCCTGCTCGTCGGCCTTGCACTGCCGGTGCTCGCGGGCGGTCGCACCACCATCGCTGCGATCGGCGGCCCGACCGTTGGCTACCTGGTGGGCTACCTGGTCTCCGCGTGGGTGGCCGGCGCGATTGCGTACACCGCGCCGTTCCGCACCAACCGCGGCGCCACCATCGGCATCCTGATTGTCGCCGGCTACGTCGCCCTGTTCTTCCAGTACCTCTTCGGCGTGTTCGGCATGATGTGGCGCCTGGACATGACCTTCGGTGCCGCGTGGGCCGCCCAGGTGCCGTTCCTGCTGCCGGATGCCGGCAAGATCGCCCTCATGATCGCCATCGCCTTGGCCGTCCACGCCGCCTTCCCGGACCTGCGCCGCTCCAGCACGCGCGCGTAA
- a CDS encoding energy-coupling factor ABC transporter ATP-binding protein, which produces MPQIDFEGASVSYDGVQTLAPLTATLTEQRIGIIGSNGSGKSTTVRMINGLIEPTTGRVLYDGLDPRTDGKDVRKRVGFVFSDAESQIVMPRVSDDVAFSLRRFKLPRAEVQERVAAVLARFDLEDLAENSPHTLSGGEKQMLALASVLVIEPDTVIADEPTTLLDLRNRRRIIRELMALEQQVIVVTHDLDMLRDFDRVLCIDDSHLVYDGTPADAIEFYVDLMDRKP; this is translated from the coding sequence ATGCCGCAGATCGATTTCGAGGGCGCATCCGTCTCCTACGACGGCGTGCAAACCCTCGCTCCACTCACCGCAACGCTCACCGAGCAACGCATCGGCATCATCGGCTCCAACGGCTCCGGCAAGTCCACCACCGTGCGCATGATCAACGGGCTCATCGAGCCCACCACGGGGCGCGTGCTTTACGACGGCTTGGACCCGCGCACCGACGGCAAGGACGTGCGTAAGCGGGTTGGGTTCGTATTTTCGGACGCTGAATCCCAGATTGTCATGCCCCGCGTGTCCGACGACGTCGCGTTTTCGCTGCGTCGGTTCAAGCTGCCCCGCGCCGAAGTGCAAGAGCGCGTGGCGGCGGTGCTGGCGCGGTTCGATCTTGAAGACTTGGCCGAGAACTCTCCCCACACGCTTTCCGGCGGCGAGAAGCAGATGCTCGCGTTGGCATCCGTGCTGGTGATTGAGCCGGACACTGTGATCGCCGACGAGCCGACCACGCTGCTGGACCTGCGCAACCGCCGCCGCATCATTCGCGAGCTGATGGCGTTGGAGCAGCAGGTGATTGTAGTGACGCACGACCTGGACATGCTGCGCGACTTCGACCGGGTGCTGTGCATCGACGATTCCCACTTGGTTTACGACGGCACGCCCGCCGACGCGATCGAGTTCTACGTCGACCTGATGGACAGAAAGCCGTGA
- a CDS encoding DUF3046 domain-containing protein: MRLTEFHQLVRDEFGAERAQWIISSQVLPPSDKTAEELIESGVDPRRVWQGLCDAFDIPEERRLGVDRPGT, encoded by the coding sequence ATGCGTTTGACCGAGTTCCACCAGCTTGTCCGCGACGAGTTTGGCGCAGAGCGCGCCCAGTGGATCATCTCGTCCCAGGTCCTGCCGCCGAGCGACAAAACGGCGGAGGAGCTCATCGAAAGTGGTGTCGATCCGCGTCGCGTCTGGCAGGGGCTCTGCGACGCCTTCGACATCCCAGAGGAGCGACGGTTGGGCGTGGACCGCCCCGGCACGTAG
- the recA gene encoding recombinase RecA, which yields MATKKKTTAATGNDRQNALDAAMAMIEKDFGKGAIMRLGDEKRPPIQSISSGNTAIDVALGIGGWPRGRIVEIYGPESSGKTTVALHAIAQAQRAGGIAAFIDAEHALDPDYAKKLGVDTDNLLVSQPDTGEQALEIADMLVRSGAIDIIVIDSVAALTPKAEIEGEMGDSHVGLQARLMSQALRKMTGALYNSGTTAIFINQLREKIGVMFGSPETTTGGKALKFYASVRCDVRRIQTLKDGQDSIGNRTRLKVVKNKVSPPFKIAEFDIMYGEGISRESSIIDMGVDNGIVKKSGSWFTYEGEQLGQGKEKARLFLKDNPELADEIEDKIFRALGVGKYANQDAADELSDDPVDMVPNIGFDDDEDDDELLGGGN from the coding sequence ATGGCTACCAAGAAGAAGACCACGGCCGCCACTGGCAATGACCGCCAGAATGCGCTCGATGCCGCTATGGCGATGATTGAGAAGGACTTTGGCAAGGGCGCGATCATGCGCTTGGGCGATGAGAAGCGTCCGCCGATCCAGTCCATCTCTTCCGGCAACACGGCGATTGACGTTGCGCTGGGCATCGGCGGCTGGCCGCGCGGCCGCATTGTGGAGATTTACGGTCCGGAATCCTCCGGTAAGACCACCGTGGCGCTCCACGCCATTGCACAGGCGCAGCGCGCAGGCGGTATCGCGGCGTTCATTGACGCAGAGCACGCCCTGGATCCGGATTACGCCAAGAAGCTGGGTGTGGACACGGACAACCTGCTGGTTTCCCAGCCGGATACGGGTGAGCAGGCGCTGGAAATCGCGGACATGTTGGTGCGCTCCGGCGCGATTGACATCATCGTGATCGACTCCGTGGCGGCGCTGACGCCGAAGGCGGAGATTGAGGGCGAGATGGGTGATTCCCACGTGGGCCTCCAGGCCCGCCTGATGTCCCAGGCGCTGCGCAAGATGACGGGTGCGCTCTACAACTCCGGCACCACCGCCATCTTTATTAACCAGCTGCGCGAGAAGATCGGCGTGATGTTCGGCTCGCCGGAAACCACCACTGGTGGTAAGGCGCTGAAGTTCTACGCCTCCGTGCGGTGCGACGTGCGCCGGATCCAGACGTTGAAAGACGGCCAGGATTCCATTGGCAACCGCACCCGCCTCAAGGTGGTGAAGAACAAGGTGTCTCCGCCGTTCAAGATCGCGGAGTTCGACATCATGTACGGCGAGGGCATCTCGCGCGAGAGCTCCATCATTGACATGGGTGTGGATAACGGCATTGTGAAGAAGTCCGGCTCGTGGTTCACCTACGAGGGCGAGCAGCTGGGTCAGGGCAAGGAGAAGGCCCGCCTGTTCCTCAAGGACAACCCGGAGCTGGCCGATGAGATCGAGGACAAGATCTTCCGCGCACTCGGCGTGGGCAAGTACGCCAACCAGGACGCGGCGGACGAGTTGAGCGATGATCCGGTGGACATGGTCCCCAACATCGGCTTCGACGATGACGAGGATGATGATGAGCTGCTGGGCGGCGGCAACTAG
- a CDS encoding energy-coupling factor transporter transmembrane protein EcfT: MIRELPLGVYVPGDTVLHRAGPTLKFVLLVVFILWVTIWPSLPWQSMAALTFVMFLYAVAKIPPRVAWNQLVPLLPILVFLGAFMLWQNGIAGALTTLIGLLATIAAANLLTLTTTVEELLDALDKNLAPLAKVGVPVELINLTIALTIRLIPLMLATANEVLEARKARGAGFSITAFGIPLVIRSVRRAKLIGEALMARGAVD, from the coding sequence GTGATCCGCGAACTCCCGCTTGGCGTTTACGTCCCGGGCGACACGGTGCTCCACCGCGCCGGCCCGACCCTGAAGTTCGTGCTCTTGGTGGTCTTCATCCTCTGGGTGACCATCTGGCCGTCCCTGCCATGGCAATCCATGGCCGCGCTGACGTTTGTGATGTTCCTCTACGCGGTGGCCAAGATTCCGCCGCGCGTGGCCTGGAACCAGTTGGTGCCGTTGCTGCCCATCCTGGTGTTTCTGGGTGCCTTCATGCTGTGGCAGAACGGCATCGCCGGCGCGCTGACGACGCTGATTGGGCTCTTGGCGACGATCGCCGCAGCCAACCTCCTCACCCTCACCACCACGGTTGAGGAACTGCTGGACGCGCTGGACAAGAACCTCGCTCCCCTTGCGAAAGTGGGCGTACCGGTGGAGCTGATTAACCTCACCATTGCCCTGACCATCCGCTTGATCCCATTGATGCTGGCAACCGCCAACGAGGTGCTGGAGGCACGCAAGGCCCGCGGCGCCGGATTCTCCATCACCGCGTTCGGTATTCCGCTGGTGATCCGCTCCGTTCGGCGCGCCAAGCTGATCGGCGAAGCACTGATGGCCCGCGGCGCAGTGGATTAG